TGAAGAGGAGGGTGTGGTCACAAATGTTTGTTCagtaacaaatgaagaaagtcAATCAGAGTGTGTATTCCTTTGTATAGATTTTTGCtagaaattattttggaaccttcgacttatttattattatgttttatgTGTTTTCAGCGTGGAGCAAGAAACCAGTAATGCAGCTGACGATCTTCTGTCGGAATCATGCTGCGAATATGAATCGGGAGGATATTCTCCAAAGTATATACCATATTCTCAGCTTGAACCCGGAACTTTAGTCACGTTGGAAGAAGACGACAATCAGCGCTTGGAGTATGCGAGAAATCAAGTACTCAGCACTGGGCGAAAGATTCAGAATGTGATGACAGCTGAGGAACAAGCGATGCACAGAGAGGCACGGAGGAATATGGGGTCCGACGAGGCTCAGTTCAGTGTCGAATCGTCTTTGGAAGCACAGATTTATTTATGGTCCGATAAATATCGACCCAGAAAGCCAAGATACTTCAATCGAGTACATACCGGCTTCGAATGGAACAAGTACAATCAAACGCATTACGATATGGACAATCCACCCCCAAAGATTGTTCAAGGTTACAAATTCAATATATTTTACCCTGATCTGATAGACAAAAACACAACTCCTGAATATTTTCTGGTAAGATCATCTGTCTGATTAATTTCACAAGGTTTTTTTTGAGATTCTAATTTTAACTTGAAATTGTCATTTGCAGACACCCTGTGCTGATAACAAGGACTTTGCAATCTTGAGGTTCCATGCTGGACCGCCATACGAAGACATAGCGTTCAAGATCGTGAACCGCGAATGGGAGTATTCGTACAAACGAGGATTCAGGTGTCAGTTTCACAACAACATTTTTCAGTTGTGGTTCCACTTTAAACGATACCGATACCGCCGATAATATCTCGGTATCATGTacaatatgtgtatatatatatatgtatatttctgCGAATATATTTTCTAGATATACAATAGATTTAATTTTGATAACGATcgttttaagctgaaccttaacTACTTTTGCGAAGgttttgaataaaattgtccaattgtATACGCATAATTATACaaattgtttgaaataaatatttcactaATATAATAGTCCGAATTAATTCTTTtctgtcgaatattttatttcgaataaagattattcattattccaacAAATTAATTTCGAACTAGTTCGAAATACATAGTTTTAAGAGGATATATTTATACGAAGATATTGAAGACCAGTTCAATTAGCACACAGtgatcgaaataattttcttcatGGAATAAAGATGACCGCGTGCTGTTCACCAGGCCATTTCGATCCTCCATACCCTTCCTAACTTAATTAAGGGTGGGCAGCAAGGAAAGCTGTCTAATCACGGCAGACCCAAGACAGCGCAACGACTCCTCGAAACAGTAATGACTGGGACTTAGGAGGGTGTACCACGGACGCCTCCAGAAGGGTTCTAACCTCGAGGTAAAGTTAGGAAATCCCCAACACACATCTGAAAGCATTTCGCGCTGAATAACCCGAGTCCCAACCGCGCTTGCGACCGTGCCGTGAACCAAACGCTAGGTGCTTATGGCGGACCAATGAAGGTCTAAAATGAATCACAAACGACTAGGTGCCTTGATACGGCCAAAATATGCCGTTTCGGAAATCAGGGTGACAGGCCCACATCCTAGCAAGCCCAGACCCAAGGTACATAGCCTCCGTCATAAACCACGGCTGGACAATACTCAACACTGATTTCGAGAATTTTTGTAGATAATTACTAAATTAAATATGCAGTCTTTTTAAGAGAATATGAATGCAAGTTTCAACattgtttttcaaatttttaaaagtaaaaattgtataaaattgtgaaattaTTCGTTGCTTTCGAAAATTCTTCTAGAGCATTGATTGCTGCCTGTCATAGTTGACAAGTACATATGTACTGGAATAGctgaattaacaaaattttgtaaattcataaactagaaagtattatttaaaatgtagcttaggttttcgaaaattttaataattgtagaaatgatcgTCGTTTCAAAACGTTCGTAAATACGCTGGACTGTGTAGTCGAGAATCCTATAGAGCGAAAAATGCAAGTCGAATATCGCGCcatgtgtttcagatggagcAACAGGCATATGGATTGGCATATGgacttgatataaccttgagcATTTTGGAAAATTTATTAGAGGTTAAGAAAAGAATGTGATCGAGCAAAGAGGAACCTAAGAATCAAAATGAAAAGCTGAGGTAGAAAGAGGTATTGTCATAAAATTGTAGCCGATATTGGTAAGTACAATTATCGTTTATAACATTTTCTGTTATGATTTATTTTTCCACATTTGTGTTGTTTTGACAGACATGTTAAACTTACTTTACAATCAACAGAAGAAAAGCTTGCGAAGTCTCAAGGAAAATGATTGAAAGCTGTTGTATCAAGACACCAGGATTGTTGGTTTACCTCAAACATGGGCAAGTTGTTGATAATGTGTATGTTTTTGCAACTGTGCTTTGGAGCTGAATCCAGATAATGCAGTAGCTTATAAATTTGAAGAAAGAACATATCATTTGCAGGGAAAGTTTGAGGAAGTGATTAACAATCTCAAGATATTTGAAACATAATTAGTTTTGGATGAGTAAACTGATGAATGGCTGTGTAAAGCTGTACAAAATATAAGTGCCTTTTCTTTCAGGGTTCTAATCTTTATGATATGCATAGAATGaattatatatacacatatacatatatgtatacatatactcatatatgtatatatataaaatataagtacataactatagaaaatatttacatatattgaGACTATCAATTACTTTTGACTTTACCTTTTAATTGATGCAttttgttatttctttttttgtaagTATCTTGTATTTGGGTTCGAGATGTCACATTTACACAAATGAAAATCACAACACACATTCCTATTTGAAAAGTACATAAATTAAATCTACTTAACTTAGATACATAAAGTAACATTTACATGAAACAACAACTTATATTCTCTAGCAAAGTAAATATTTCAATGTATTAAATGTACTTAATATATTTTTGCATTGAATGACAACACTGAGGGTGGTAATAATAGTATCAATAATTCGCTGAGTTGCATAAAGCCAATCACACGCGTGAGCATCAACAACACAACGCAAACTGATAAGTATCTTTTTCTGAGAGGCGTTGAACTTGAACGAGGTACATGAAAAGTCAAACAATTTTACTAAATCAAAACAAGTatattcatttacattgaaaataTAGTTTGTGTGTATCAACGTGGGAACATGTCATATCAAGTAACTAGGAGTACTGCttcttccttcttttttttaaataaatattttataacttTTAATAAGAACACAATTCGTTTATACAAGGTATTTTCACAAAAGCCTCAAAAAGAGATCATTCTTATCTCTTTCTCAatggaaatattttatatatatgtatataaatatatttttacttaTTACACGTCGGTAATATGTAAATTCTCGTTACCGTCTCACGATCTTCTGACGGTCGCAGTGTCACAGTGTTGCGTAATTAGTCGACGCAAGTATTACACTAAGTTTTAAAGAAGTCTATAGCGCGAGTTCATCTTATTATCATCTTTTTGTAAACGTCAGTAGGACCCACTATTGCTGTGATATGTTTCTTTTCCAAAAACCGCATGACCGAAGCTGTGTTTGAACACGATCAAGGGGAACTCACTGTCCATTTTAGATCGGAATGGTAGCACTCTTATCGTCTTCCAAACACAAGTAGCATCTTGAAATCATCGTCTTCCAATCCAGCGGTGCACTTAGGGATACGTTCAATATACGTGGTTTGATTATCTACGAAATCGACAGATATACCCTTCGTACCCAAAAAAATACTGTGTATCCCTTCTCATCCTTAAAATGACTTATTTAGCAGACAATGCAAGGATGTGTTCCAGGAGTTCTGTTTGTTTCTTCGATCGGGTCTTACGTTCTAGGACCCGGTTGAAATTTATCTCGAAGGGCGATCCAACCCTATAGCTTATTGTCCCACAGGTAGAAAGTTCTCTGCAACGTCTCAAGTATGGAACTTACACTAATGTTCATCGCCTTTCACTCGTATGGTTGATTAGTTTTTTGTACAATTTGCCCTCACCCCATAGATTCTATGGCATCAAGAGCTCTGCTTCAGAACATTCAACTACACTCAACTGGGTGGGCTGGTCTCGTACTCGTGTATGATTTGTTCTACTGATTTTTTGTATTTGCCTACCAGCTCGGGTAGGTCGTAGGCGATAGCTACGTCTAGTCTATTGATTGGGCAACCACGGAAGTAGGTGCACGTGGAGCTCAACAGGGGGAAATCGTATAGAGGATTCAACCGGAAGAAGTCTCGGTAAACATCTGGATCTGGCAAGTCATAGCGTGAGATGTTCTTCAGAGTACTGAGCCCTTCGTAGATATGATAATCCTGGGGATTCTCAACGATTTTGTCGCTGATCTCCTTCTTGTTTCCAAAGAATGTCTTGTGGTTGTAATAGGTGGTTAGATAGCAGTCTACCATTTTAGCATGATTACGCACTCGCACCtgtaacatatttaatatagttTCAGAACTTACGGGGCTAGCAGATGTGTTTCTAATCGATGACAAGTGTAAAGAATTTGTCCATTATATATTTGTCCCTTAGGAGTGACTTACAGCGAATCTTCTGGCGCTTGCAATTTTGTGTTCGACTTGTTTGTCAATGGCAGTACGCAGATCACGTAGGAATGCTCGCTCCTGAGCGTATAGCAATCTAGTCGGTGCTCCAGCTTCGTATGGTATCGACCATAGCGATGTGGAGTACATGATCGGCGGCTCGGCGCTGGACATCAGCGGCGATATGTTCCAGATCAGAGCTCCTTGCACTCTCATGAGTTCCTCTGGTTTCACTTGATCAGCTTTGTTCAGAATGATGCGCGTCTGTTTCAGGAAGTTGGTGTTACACATTAACTGGCACGACCTCGGATCAGTTATATGCTCTTACCTGGTACTCCCTCCCCTTCAGCTGGTCGAGGATCGCTTCCGTTTCCGGTCCGACGTCCAACTTAGATGGGTCGTAGACTAAGAATATTATGTCCGCTCGGTCGATGAACCACTGACACGCGTCGTTGAATGGGAACAGACGTTGTACCTGCTTTCGAATTTCTAAGATCCCCGGTATCTCGACAATATTAACCTGGTATCATTCAAGGATTGCATAAGTAGCAGAAGGTTCCGGATCTGCGTCCGCAAGGTGACGACTTAGACAAGCGCTTCTTCAGCCAAATCAAACTCAAAATGATCTATAAGCTTTGTCTCCTTGATTGCGATACATGCTCCTCGTTTTTTAGGTCAGGTTCAAGGTCATTATATAGATCATTACGCTGGATTGACGAATAAATCATTGTATAAGAGGTTACCGTCTTAGTAACAATTGTAGGGATTGTTAATCTCGATTAATTCGGTCTAGAAAGTAGTTGTCCAGGTCGACATCCTTTTTCTTGAACGTCTGTTCACTTACTTTTTCTAGCAGCTTGCTGTCAAGTCGTAAACCTTTGAGGCGGTCGAGCAATCCTTGTCCAAACTTCTGCAACCCGGAGAAGGTCCAGTCGGCGGCCAGTTGGGTGCCATCGAGGATCTCCTCTTCCTCGCCGTGCATGAGAATGTTGAAGTAAGCTGGGGACGGCTCGGCTCCTGTGTCATTTCCATTTCCCGTTTTGCATTGCTCCTCTAAGCACTCTATCAAATCACCTAAACACTATCTATACAATCATGCTCCTCTAGCATGCTTAGTCTACCGCTAAGAAACCTAATCGAATTCCGACCGGGTCGGGTCAGGCATCAAACGAATTCAAACAAGAAACGTTGTTGTGAAACAATGCCGCGTTCCCATGGCTACTTACGCACCTGTCCGTAGCGATGTCTGTTCGTACTCGATGTCGAGCAAATAGTTTATGATTGAGGACTTCCCCCCGCTCCATGGACCCATGAAGAGAACCAATGGCTTGGAGAAGATCTCTGGATCTACAAACGCAACGCGAACAGTATATTAAAATACGATAAGAAGTGGCAACGTCTACGAGATACTAACCACCAAAGTGCCTATTACTTAGGTCCCTGTATTTGTACAGTGACTCCAAGGGTTGTATAGCATTGTCGTAAACTCTCTTCAGTTCCTTCAATACATCGTAACCGATCTTCGAAATGGCACGTTCCTTCGCCTCGTTCTCTTCGTCAAGCTTCAGCAATTGATTGATGTGATCTCGTGGTCGTAGGTTCTCTGGTACCACGATTTCCCGAATCAGGTCTTCCTCAGGAGTAGGCTCCTCCTCGCTCTGTTCCGCGTCTTCGGAGGCCTCGGCTGACTCTTCACTCGCGTCCTCAGCCGCGCCTTCTTCACCAACCTCTCGTCTAGCTCGAGATTTCGTTTTTTCAGCTCCTTCCGCACCTTCTTCTTCCGACTTGGTTTCCTCTACAGATTCTTTCCCCTCCCCATCATCAGCGGACTTGTCCTCTTCGGCAGACTTAGCTTCTTTCTCCTCCTCAGATTTAGTTTCCTCCGTATCCCCTTCCTCCGCCGATTTCGCTTCATCTTCTGCAGATTTTCCTTCCTCCTCCTTACCTTCCCCACTTTTCTCCTCCTGCGCTTCGTCTACTTGATCCTCAGAGCTCTCACCTTCACCTTCACCTTCTTCACTTTCACCTTTACCTTCACCTTCACTCTCACCGCCACCTTCACCCTCACCTTCCTGGCTCTCTTCCTTTCCTTCCTCTCCACTCACTTGCTGTTCCTCCGATTGGGTCTCGTCTTCTGCTTTGCTATCGTCCTTCGCTTCTTCTGTATCTTCTTTAGAACCCTCTCCAGCTTCACCTTCTTCCGCGGAAGCATCCTCCTCCGCCTTCGAATCCTCTTCTTCAGTTTGGCCCTCCTTCTCCTCTTCGGACTTCACCTCTTCGGTTTGCGCTTCGTCGGATTTCTCCTCGTCGAGTTTCGCTTCTTCGGCTGATTCGCCCGCGGCTTCAACTTCTTCGTCGGATTTTCCATCGTCGGCTTTAGATTCCTCGTCGGATTTTCCTTCGTCGGCTTGAGCTTCTTCGTCGGACTTGCCCTCGTCGGCTTGTGCTGCTTCTTCAGATTTCTCTTCGTCCGTCTGCGCCTCCTCCTCGCCAGATTTTTCCTCGCCTACCTGCGTCTCTTCAGACTTCTGGTCATCAGTTTCTTCGTCCGTTCCTTCACCGGACTTCTGCTGATCCTCTTCTTCGGTCTGATCCTGGCCGGAGTCCGCGGCCTCCTCTACCTTCTCGGAAGACTGTTCTTTATCCTCCTCTGTTCCCGCGTCTTCTTCGCCAGATTTCTCGGCATCTTCAGTTTCACCTAAACGCACCATCGCTACAGTGATGATTTTGATACTTCAAAGCTCAAAGATCGCCTAGTCTCTACTCTACCTTCTTCGGCTTCGGCGCTCTGTTCTCCCGTATCTTCAGCGCTTTTCTCAGCCTCCGCGGACTTGTCAGCTCCCTCTTCAGTTTCTTCAGCGCTTCCTGCAGTTTCAGCATCTTCTACCGACTCTTGCTTGTCCTCCTCGGTTGCCAAATCTTCTCCCGAAAGATCGGCTGTTGGCTCGCCTTCCTAGAAACAACACCGGTAGTTTAACAGCGATCGATCCAGAGAATGATCAGTGTTGGACGCTGGATCTTTTTATAGAACTAGGAAAAATTTACCTCTTGACTCGTAGGTGTCCCATCGTCTTCCTGACTTTCTTTACCGACGTCTGCCTCAGCCTCGGCACTGGTCTGCTCCAAAGACCCTTCAAACGAAACGTTCTAGAAATTGCTGTGCTCCAGTCGCGCGCTCCTCAGCATCTTAACATTACCTGTACCGAGGTCCTTTAATGCTTTCTCAATGTATGGTCGACACAGATCCTCTGGTGGCACCTCTAGCTCCTCTTCGCTTTGCACTCCTGTAACGAAATTGCTTACAATTGGATCTTGGATCAACTAGATCAAGAGATTGTTTTCTTTCTACACGATTGGAACGTTTAAAGGCTAATCTCAGAAATAAAATTTgcgattctaaatcattttggAGTTCAAATCCTACTTTTAGCAAGTAGCTTAATCGGTGATTTGGGGATCAGAGGACAGCTTACCGtgggaaaatagaaaaatcatATGTAATTGCTAGGATAGCCTAAGTTAAACCTGACCAGTAACGCTTTGGGTATCTTTAATCGAGTTATGAGATTTGCACAGTGCGAGTGTTTTCAGATTACAATGAACTGTAATAAGCGAGCTAGTAGCAAGAAAATTGATCTGTATACCTAAAACAATGCTTTAGGGAATTCTCGAAGAACGTTTACAGGGACATCGTCGGAGCATTTCGTAGTTTTGCAAACGCCGAACGGAACTCGACACCAGTCTGGTCTAGAGAGTCGGTGTCCGGTGTCCTGTGACAGTTCCGCGACCACGGCAGACCTCCAACATTGATTTCATTAGGGACCTAAGGACGCGCTAATAATACCAGCGGGTCCCGATCGGGAGGAACGGCTCTAAACAAACAGAGGGAGGCGCGACGACGCGCTGGTTGACGTAGAaatatgcaaaacacacgatcgCGTCGGACATTAATAAAAGATATTTGCGTTGCGCGGGAGTTCGCGCGGCCGATCCCCAACGGCTGGCTCGATTCTATGCCGATTCCTCGGCTGCCAGGAATGTTCATCAGGAGTTTTCACTGTGCGGCGGACCCCCGGTGCCAAAAGAAGGCGCGGGGTATTAGATAA
This genomic window from Megalopta genalis isolate 19385.01 chromosome 9, iyMegGena1_principal, whole genome shotgun sequence contains:
- the LOC143260023 gene encoding uncharacterized protein LOC143260023 isoform X2; amino-acid sequence: MTGSRLRPAFFVGLFVALLAVALQGVQSEEELEVPPEDLCRPYIEKALKDLGTGSLEQTSAEAEADVGKESQEDDGTPTSQEEGEPTADLSGEDLATEEDKQESVEDAETAGSAEETEEGADKSAEAEKSAEDTGEQSAEAEEGETEDAEKSGEEDAGTEEDKEQSSEKVEEAADSGQDQTEEEDQQKSGEGTDEETDDQKSEETQVGEEKSGEEEAQTDEEKSEEAAQADEGKSDEEAQADEGKSDEESKADDGKSDEEVEAAGESAEEAKLDEEKSDEAQTEEVKSEEEKEGQTEEEDSKAEEDASAEEGEAGEGSKEDTEEAKDDSKAEDETQSEEQQVSGEEGKEESQEGEGEGGGESEGEGKGESEEGEGEGESSEDQVDEAQEEKSGEGKEEEGKSAEDEAKSAEEGDTEETKSEEEKEAKSAEEDKSADDGEGKESVEETKSEEEGAEGAEKTKSRARREVGEEGAAEDASEESAEASEDAEQSEEEPTPEEDLIREIVVPENLRPRDHINQLLKLDEENEAKERAISKIGYDVLKELKRVYDNAIQPLESLYKYRDLSNRHFGDPEIFSKPLVLFMGPWSGGKSSIINYLLDIEYEQTSLRTECLEEQCKTGNGNDTGAEPSPAYFNILMHGEEEEILDGTQLAADWTFSGLQKFGQGLLDRLKGLRLDSKLLEKVNIVEIPGILEIRKQVQRLFPFNDACQWFIDRADIIFLVYDPSKLDVGPETEAILDQLKGREYQTRIILNKADQVKPEELMRVQGALIWNISPLMSSAEPPIMYSTSLWSIPYEAGAPTRLLYAQERAFLRDLRTAIDKQVEHKIASARRFAVRVRNHAKMVDCYLTTYYNHKTFFGNKKEISDKIVENPQDYHIYEGLSTLKNISRYDLPDPDVYRDFFRLNPLYDFPLLSSTCTYFRGCPINRLDVAIAYDLPELVGKYKKSVEQIIHEYETSPPS
- the LOC143260023 gene encoding uncharacterized protein LOC143260023 isoform X1, which translates into the protein MTGSRLRPAFFVGLFVALLAVALQGVQSEEELEVPPEDLCRPYIEKALKDLGTGSLEQTSAEAEADVGKESQEDDGTPTSQEEGEPTADLSGEDLATEEDKQESVEDAETAGSAEETEEGADKSAEAEKSAEDTGEQSAEAEEGETEDAEKSGEEDAGTEEDKEQSSEKVEEAADSGQDQTEEEDQQKSGEGTDEETDDQKSEETQVGEEKSGEEEAQTDEEKSEEAAQADEGKSDEEAQADEGKSDEESKADDGKSDEEVEAAGESAEEAKLDEEKSDEAQTEEVKSEEEKEGQTEEEDSKAEEDASAEEGEAGEGSKEDTEEAKDDSKAEDETQSEEQQVSGEEGKEESQEGEGEGGGESEGEGKGESEEGEGEGESSEDQVDEAQEEKSGEGKEEEGKSAEDEAKSAEEGDTEETKSEEEKEAKSAEEDKSADDGEGKESVEETKSEEEGAEGAEKTKSRARREVGEEGAAEDASEESAEASEDAEQSEEEPTPEEDLIREIVVPENLRPRDHINQLLKLDEENEAKERAISKIGYDVLKELKRVYDNAIQPLESLYKYRDLSNRHFGDPEIFSKPLVLFMGPWSGGKSSIINYLLDIEYEQTSLRTGDLIECLEEQCKTGNGNDTGAEPSPAYFNILMHGEEEEILDGTQLAADWTFSGLQKFGQGLLDRLKGLRLDSKLLEKVNIVEIPGILEIRKQVQRLFPFNDACQWFIDRADIIFLVYDPSKLDVGPETEAILDQLKGREYQTRIILNKADQVKPEELMRVQGALIWNISPLMSSAEPPIMYSTSLWSIPYEAGAPTRLLYAQERAFLRDLRTAIDKQVEHKIASARRFAVRVRNHAKMVDCYLTTYYNHKTFFGNKKEISDKIVENPQDYHIYEGLSTLKNISRYDLPDPDVYRDFFRLNPLYDFPLLSSTCTYFRGCPINRLDVAIAYDLPELVGKYKKSVEQIIHEYETSPPS
- the LOC143260023 gene encoding uncharacterized protein LOC143260023 isoform X3, with amino-acid sequence MTGSRLRPAFFVGLFVALLAVALQGVQSEEELEVPPEDLCRPYIEKALKDLGTGSLEQTSAEAEADVGKESQEDDGTPTSQEEGEPTADLSGEDLATEEDKQESVEDAETAGSAEETEEGADKSAEAEKSAEDTGEQSAEAEEGETEDAEKSGEEDAGTEEDKEQSSEKVEEAADSGQDQTEEEDQQKSGEGTDEETDDQKSEETQVGEEKSGEEEAQTDEEKSEEAAQADEGKSDEEAQADEGKSDEESKADDGKSDEEVEAAGESAEEAKLDEEKSDEAQTEEVKSEEEKEGQTEEEDSKAEEDASAEEGEAGEGSKEDTEEAKDDSKAEDETQSEEQQVSGEEGKEESQEGEGEGGGESEGEGKGESEEGEGEGESSEDQVDEAQEEKSGEGKEEEGKSAEDEAKSAEEGDTEETKSEEEKEAKSAEEDKSADDGEGKESVEETKSEEEGAEGAEKTKSRARREVGEEGAAEDASEESAEASEDAEQSEEEPTPEEDLIREIVVPENLRPRDHINQLLKLDEENEAKERAISKIGYDVLKELKRVYDNAIQPLESLYKYRDLSNRHFGDPEIFSKPLVLFMGPWSGGKSSIINYLLDIEYEQTSLRTGAEPSPAYFNILMHGEEEEILDGTQLAADWTFSGLQKFGQGLLDRLKGLRLDSKLLEKVNIVEIPGILEIRKQVQRLFPFNDACQWFIDRADIIFLVYDPSKLDVGPETEAILDQLKGREYQTRIILNKADQVKPEELMRVQGALIWNISPLMSSAEPPIMYSTSLWSIPYEAGAPTRLLYAQERAFLRDLRTAIDKQVEHKIASARRFAVRVRNHAKMVDCYLTTYYNHKTFFGNKKEISDKIVENPQDYHIYEGLSTLKNISRYDLPDPDVYRDFFRLNPLYDFPLLSSTCTYFRGCPINRLDVAIAYDLPELVGKYKKSVEQIIHEYETSPPS